TCGTCACCGGCGTGGAGATGTTCAAGAAGACGCTGGACCAGGGGGAGGCGGGCGACAACGCCGGCTGCCTGTTGCGGGGGATTGAGCGCACCGAGGTGGAGCGGGGGCAGGTGCTGGCCAAGCCGGGCTCCATCCGCCCGCACACGCGCTTCGCCGCCGAGGTCTATGTCCTGAGCAAGGAGGAGGGCGGCCGGCACACGCCCTTCTTCAAGGGCTACCGGCCGCAGTTCTACATCCGCACCACCGATGTGACCGGCAACATCGGCTTCGCCGAGGGCATCGAGATGGTGATGCCCGGCGACAACATCCAGATGCAGGTGGAGCTGATTCAGCCGGTGGCGATCGAAGAGGGCTTGCACTTCGCCATCCGCGAGGGCGGCCGCACCGTCGGCGCCGGCGTCATCACCCAGGTCGCGGAGTAGACGATGGCACGGCAGAAGATCCGCATCCGCCTCAAGGCGTTCGACCACCGCATCCTCGATCAGTCTGCTCAGCAGATCGTCGAGGCGGCGGAGCGCACCGGCGCCGCGGTGGCCGGGCCAATCCCGCTGCCCACGCGCATTCAGAAGTACACGGTCAATCGCGGGCCGTTCATCGACAAGGATTCGCGCGAGCAGTTCGAGATGCGCACGCACAAGCGGCTGATCGACATCGTCGAGCCGACGAACAAGACGGTCGATACGCTGATGCGCCTGCAACTGCCGGCCGGCGTGGATATCGAGATCAAACTTTAGCGCTCGCATTCGCTGTGCGGCTGCATTGCCGGCGGCGCGGCGGATGAGGACGGGAACACGATGGCGATCGAAGGTTTGCTCGGCAAGAAGCTCGGCATGTTGCAGCGCTTCGACGACAACGGCGAAGTGCGCGGCGTGAGCGTGATCGAGGCGGGACCGTGCCTCGTCACCCAGGTGAAGACACTGGAGACGGACGGCTACAACGCCGTGCAGCTCGGCTACGGCGCGATCAAGGACAGCAAGCTGAACCAGCCGCTGCGCGGCCATCTCAAGGCGAGCGGCGGCCAGTTCCGCCACCTGCGCGAGTTCAAGGTCGACGACATCGACGCCTGGCAGGTCGGCCAGCGGGTGGCGACCGACATCTTCAAGCCGGGCGACCGCGTGGACGTGATCGCCGTCTCCAAGGGCAAGGGCTTCCAGGGCGGCGTGAAGCGGCACGGCTTCCACGGCGGCCCCAAGACGCACGGCCAGTCGGACCGGCATCGCGCCCCCGGCTCCGTCGGCTCGACCACGACGCCGGGGCGCGTGCTCAAGGGGCTGCGCATGGCCGGGCACATGGGCGACAAGCAGGTGACCGTGCGCAATCTGCTGGTGGTGGAGTCGAACCCGGCGCGCGGCATCCTCATGCTTGCCGGCGCGGTGCCCGGCGGGCGCAACGGCCTCGTGCGCATCCGGCGGGCGAAGAAAGCGCAGGGAAGCTGAGATGCAGCTCGATGTGATCAACGGCGCCGGCGAGCGCGTCTCCTCGATCGTGGTGGACGACGCCGTCTTCGGCGTGCGGCCCAACCTGCCGCTGATGCACCAGGCCGTGCTGGCGCAGCTCGCCAACCGCCGCGTGGGCAACGCCAACACCAAGACGCGCGGCGAGGTCGAGGGCAGCACGGTCAAGATCCGCAAGCAGAAGGGGCTCGGCCGCGCCCGCCAGGGCAGCATCCGCGCCCCGCACCATCGCCACGGCGGCATTGTCTTCGGTCCCAGGCCGCGCGACTTCAGCCGGGAGATGCCCAAGCGCATGCGCCGGCAGGCGCTGCGCAGCGCGCTCTCCGCTAAGGCGAAGGACGGCGAGATCGTCGTGCTCGAGGCGCTGAAGCTCGACGGCCCCAGGACGCGCGCCGTGGCCGGCCCGCTGAAGGCGGCCGGCGCGACGCGCACGGCGCTGCTGGTGACGGCCGACGCCGACCGCAACGTGCTGAT
This genomic stretch from Dehalococcoidia bacterium harbors:
- the rplC gene encoding 50S ribosomal protein L3 — encoded protein: MAIEGLLGKKLGMLQRFDDNGEVRGVSVIEAGPCLVTQVKTLETDGYNAVQLGYGAIKDSKLNQPLRGHLKASGGQFRHLREFKVDDIDAWQVGQRVATDIFKPGDRVDVIAVSKGKGFQGGVKRHGFHGGPKTHGQSDRHRAPGSVGSTTTPGRVLKGLRMAGHMGDKQVTVRNLLVVESNPARGILMLAGAVPGGRNGLVRIRRAKKAQGS
- the rpsJ gene encoding 30S ribosomal protein S10, which encodes MARQKIRIRLKAFDHRILDQSAQQIVEAAERTGAAVAGPIPLPTRIQKYTVNRGPFIDKDSREQFEMRTHKRLIDIVEPTNKTVDTLMRLQLPAGVDIEIKL
- the rplD gene encoding 50S ribosomal protein L4; this encodes MQLDVINGAGERVSSIVVDDAVFGVRPNLPLMHQAVLAQLANRRVGNANTKTRGEVEGSTVKIRKQKGLGRARQGSIRAPHHRHGGIVFGPRPRDFSREMPKRMRRQALRSALSAKAKDGEIVVLEALKLDGPRTRAVAGPLKAAGATRTALLVTADADRNVLMSTRNIEGAMHLPADRINTYEILRHRRVVLTVDSVRRIEALWGGERANHRRPAPAAAAGGPV